The following are encoded together in the Serratia odorifera genome:
- a CDS encoding MFS transporter: MSRIDAVICSDTRKTKYRFVVLMMIFLVYAINYADRTNIGAVLPFIIEEFHINNFEAGAIASMFFLGYAVSQIPAGFFIAKRGTRGLVSLSIVGFSAFTWLMGTVSSVFGLKMARLGLGLSEGPCPVGLASTINNWFPAKEKATATGVYIAATMFAPIVVPPLAVWIAVTWGWRWVFFSFAIPGILAAIAWYLLVKSTPAESRFVSPSELAEINAGQDEPKALRENILLDDKFATLDKIIRVKKMPPINTAKGLFTSRNILGDCLAYFMMVSVLYGLLTWIPLYLVKEKGFDFISMGLVASMPCIGGFVGAIGGGYISDKLLGRRRKPTMIFTAVSTVVMMLIMLNIPASTFAVCVGLFFVGLCLNIGWPAFTAYGMAVSDAKIYPIASSIINSGGNLGGFVSPMVAGFLLDTTGSFNSVFTYFGICAAIGLVVILFLDEPQ; this comes from the coding sequence ATGTCACGTATAGATGCCGTTATCTGTAGCGACACCAGGAAAACAAAGTATCGTTTTGTCGTTTTGATGATGATTTTCCTGGTTTATGCCATCAACTATGCCGACCGGACAAATATCGGCGCGGTATTGCCGTTTATCATCGAAGAGTTTCATATCAACAACTTTGAAGCCGGTGCGATCGCCAGCATGTTTTTTCTGGGTTATGCCGTCAGCCAGATACCGGCGGGGTTCTTTATCGCTAAGCGCGGTACCCGGGGCTTGGTGTCGCTCTCTATTGTTGGCTTTTCTGCCTTTACCTGGCTTATGGGCACCGTGAGCTCGGTATTCGGCTTGAAAATGGCCCGTCTGGGGCTGGGGCTGAGTGAAGGACCATGTCCGGTGGGGCTGGCTTCGACCATCAACAACTGGTTTCCTGCCAAAGAAAAAGCCACCGCCACCGGCGTGTATATCGCCGCGACCATGTTTGCCCCGATTGTGGTGCCGCCGCTGGCGGTGTGGATCGCGGTGACATGGGGGTGGCGCTGGGTCTTTTTCTCCTTCGCCATTCCCGGCATCCTGGCGGCGATTGCCTGGTATCTGCTGGTCAAATCAACGCCTGCCGAGAGCCGCTTTGTCTCACCGAGTGAACTGGCGGAAATCAATGCCGGCCAGGATGAGCCAAAAGCGCTGCGTGAAAATATTCTGTTGGACGATAAATTCGCCACGCTGGATAAAATTATCCGTGTGAAAAAAATGCCGCCGATTAATACGGCAAAGGGATTATTTACCTCAAGAAATATTCTTGGCGATTGTCTGGCCTATTTTATGATGGTGAGCGTGCTGTACGGCCTGTTGACCTGGATCCCGCTGTATCTGGTTAAAGAGAAAGGTTTTGATTTTATCAGTATGGGGCTGGTTGCCAGTATGCCCTGCATCGGTGGCTTTGTCGGTGCGATTGGCGGTGGCTATATTTCAGATAAGCTGCTTGGGCGCCGCCGCAAGCCGACGATGATATTTACGGCCGTCTCCACCGTGGTCATGATGTTAATTATGTTGAATATTCCCGCCAGCACCTTCGCGGTGTGCGTCGGCTTATTCTTTGTCGGCCTGTGTCTGAATATTGGCTGGCCTGCCTTTACCGCTTACGGCATGGCGGTTTCAGATGCGAAAATCTACCCCATTGCCTCATCAATTATTAACAGCGGCGGTAACCTGGGTGGGTTTGTATCGCCAATGGTGGCCGGGTTTCTGTTAGATACCACCGGCAGCTTTAATTCGGTATTCACCTATTTCGGTATTTGTGCCGCCATAGGTCTGGTGGTGATTCTTTTTCTTGATGAGCCACAATAA
- a CDS encoding transketolase, with protein sequence MKMTALQQVAAAAWRIRRYALRMGEVQGQGYIGQALGYADVLATAFSHAMTYRPADPDWEGRDRFLLSHGHYAIAYYAALLEAGIIPEEELETYGSDDSRLPMSGMATYTPAMEMSGGSLGQGLSIAVGMALALRQKHSRSWVYNSMSDGELDEGSTWEAAMSAAHYGLNNLINIVDVNQQQADGDSRQILGFEPLQDKWAAFGWYVQRVDGNDLAAVIRAFDQAKDHQGEQPRVILCDTLMGKGVPFLETRDKNHFIRVDADEWQQAIAVLDANQPEGALQ encoded by the coding sequence ATGAAGATGACAGCATTGCAACAGGTCGCGGCGGCGGCATGGCGTATTCGCCGTTATGCCCTGCGCATGGGAGAAGTTCAGGGGCAGGGGTATATCGGTCAGGCACTGGGCTATGCCGATGTGCTGGCGACCGCCTTCAGCCATGCCATGACCTATCGGCCAGCCGATCCCGACTGGGAGGGGCGCGATCGTTTTCTGCTTTCTCATGGCCACTACGCGATCGCCTACTACGCGGCGTTGCTGGAGGCAGGGATCATTCCCGAAGAGGAGCTGGAAACCTACGGTTCCGACGACAGCCGTCTGCCGATGTCGGGTATGGCAACCTATACGCCGGCGATGGAAATGTCTGGCGGATCGCTGGGGCAGGGGCTGTCGATCGCCGTCGGCATGGCGTTGGCGCTGCGGCAAAAGCACAGCCGGTCGTGGGTGTATAACTCGATGTCGGATGGTGAACTGGATGAAGGCTCGACCTGGGAAGCCGCGATGTCGGCGGCGCACTATGGCCTGAACAATCTGATCAATATTGTCGACGTTAACCAACAGCAGGCCGACGGGGATTCGCGCCAGATCCTCGGTTTTGAACCGTTGCAGGACAAATGGGCGGCTTTCGGCTGGTATGTACAGCGGGTTGACGGCAACGATTTGGCCGCGGTTATCCGCGCTTTTGACCAGGCGAAAGATCATCAGGGGGAACAGCCGCGGGTGATTCTTTGCGACACCTTGATGGGCAAAGGCGTTCCGTTCCTTGAAACCCGGGATAAAAACCACTTTATTCGCGTCGATGCCGACGAATGGCAACAGGCGATTGCGGTACTGGATGCCAATCAACCGGAAGGAGCGCTGCAATGA
- a CDS encoding transketolase family protein — MNQTTQKPRLKTSAMIASIADENQPTVAAPFGVALAKLAAERAEIVGMSADLSKYTDMHIFAQAFPQRFFQMGMAEQLLMGAAGGMAKEGFIPFATTYAVFATRRAYDFIHQVIAEEHLNVKICAALPGLTTGYGPSHQATEDLAIMRGIPGMTIIDPCDAREIEQAVPAIADHRGPVYMRLLRGKVPLVLDKYDYQFELGKAKLLEDGNDVLIISSGLMTMRALEAAEKLRADNVAVAVLHVPTIKPLDEKIIIEQASKPGRLVITAENHTCIGGLGEAVAALLMRQGVRCELDSVGLPDEFLLAGALPTLHDRYGISTRMMVEKIKRRLG, encoded by the coding sequence ATGAACCAGACTACGCAAAAACCCCGTTTAAAAACCTCGGCAATGATCGCGTCTATTGCCGATGAAAACCAGCCGACCGTCGCCGCACCTTTCGGCGTTGCGCTGGCGAAGCTGGCGGCTGAACGTGCGGAAATCGTCGGCATGTCGGCCGACCTGTCCAAGTATACCGATATGCATATTTTTGCTCAGGCGTTCCCGCAGCGCTTCTTCCAGATGGGGATGGCGGAGCAATTGCTGATGGGCGCGGCAGGCGGCATGGCGAAAGAGGGATTTATCCCGTTCGCCACCACCTACGCGGTATTTGCCACCCGTCGAGCCTATGATTTTATCCATCAGGTGATCGCCGAAGAGCATTTGAACGTGAAGATCTGCGCGGCCTTACCTGGCTTGACTACCGGTTACGGGCCTAGCCATCAGGCAACGGAAGATTTGGCGATCATGCGCGGCATCCCCGGCATGACCATCATCGATCCCTGCGATGCGCGGGAAATAGAGCAGGCGGTACCGGCGATTGCCGATCATCGTGGCCCGGTATATATGCGCTTGCTGCGTGGCAAAGTGCCTTTGGTGCTGGATAAATATGACTATCAGTTCGAGCTGGGCAAAGCCAAACTGCTGGAGGATGGCAATGATGTGCTGATCATCTCTTCCGGTCTGATGACCATGCGCGCCCTGGAAGCGGCGGAGAAACTGCGTGCCGACAACGTCGCCGTCGCGGTGCTGCACGTACCGACCATCAAACCGCTGGATGAAAAAATCATTATTGAGCAGGCATCGAAGCCGGGTCGTCTGGTGATTACCGCAGAAAATCATACCTGTATCGGCGGTCTGGGCGAAGCGGTGGCGGCGCTACTGATGCGTCAAGGCGTGCGCTGCGAGCTGGATAGCGTCGGCCTGCCCGATGAGTTCCTGCTGGCCGGTGCGCTGCCGACGCTGCACGATCGCTATGGCATTTCCACCCGCATGATGGTGGAAAAGATCAAACGCCGTCTTGGTTAA
- a CDS encoding LysR family transcriptional regulator yields the protein MKRNLNDLLYFVTVAREGSFTRAAAQLGVTQPALSQAISGLEERMQIRLLTRTTRSVSPTAAGERLLQAIGHRIDEIETELDMLTELRDKPAGTVRITCGPDVLRTTLLPKLTPLLHQYPDIHVEFDANHGFRDIVADRFDAGVRLGDTIDKDMIAIPIGPKLRMAAVASPDYFSRYPLPQTPQELTRHQCINQRMVRSGGLYVWDFDQDGGDLNVRVSGQLTFNTSEHIVDAALAGLGIAFLPEEEFGTHIADGRLIRVLEPWCRPFPGYYLYYPSRKQPSPAFSLVVEALRVRQKRQPAAGAR from the coding sequence ATGAAACGCAACCTCAACGATCTGCTGTATTTTGTCACCGTCGCCCGTGAAGGCAGTTTTACCCGTGCCGCCGCGCAATTGGGCGTGACCCAGCCCGCCCTCAGCCAGGCGATCTCGGGGCTTGAAGAACGTATGCAGATCCGCCTGCTGACGCGCACCACCCGCAGCGTGTCGCCCACCGCCGCCGGAGAACGGCTGTTGCAGGCCATTGGTCATCGCATCGATGAAATTGAAACCGAACTGGACATGTTGACCGAACTGCGCGACAAACCGGCGGGAACGGTGCGTATCACCTGCGGGCCGGATGTGCTGCGCACCACGCTATTGCCGAAGTTGACGCCGCTATTGCATCAATATCCGGACATCCATGTCGAATTCGACGCCAACCACGGGTTTCGCGATATTGTCGCCGACCGTTTTGATGCCGGTGTGCGTCTTGGCGATACCATCGATAAGGATATGATCGCCATCCCGATCGGCCCCAAGCTGCGCATGGCCGCCGTGGCGTCGCCGGACTATTTTTCCCGCTATCCACTACCGCAGACCCCGCAGGAACTGACACGGCATCAGTGTATCAACCAGCGCATGGTCCGGTCCGGTGGGCTGTACGTCTGGGATTTTGATCAGGACGGCGGCGATCTCAACGTGCGCGTCAGCGGGCAACTGACGTTCAATACCTCGGAGCATATTGTCGATGCCGCACTGGCCGGACTCGGGATCGCCTTTCTGCCGGAGGAGGAGTTTGGCACGCATATCGCCGACGGGCGTCTGATCCGCGTGCTAGAGCCGTGGTGTCGGCCGTTTCCGGGATATTACCTGTACTATCCCAGCCGCAAGCAGCCTTCGCCGGCGTTTTCACTGGTGGTTGAGGCGCTGCGCGTCAGGCAAAAACGTCAACCTGCCGCCGGCGCCAGATAA